In Tachysurus fulvidraco isolate hzauxx_2018 chromosome 25, HZAU_PFXX_2.0, whole genome shotgun sequence, the following proteins share a genomic window:
- the boc gene encoding brother of CDO, protein MSRMVDWIAWHRRLRVLCALCSALLCCLQVASAFTDNDVPVFTEEPLSVVQKLGGSVTLRCSAQPSQAHISWRLNGRKLFANGDEAELGVKMQTDALYIPSLSNNTLGRYQCVASTSAGSRASVPANVTAAKLRDFEPDDQQEIEVDEGNTAVIECHLPESQPQAQVRYSVKQEWLETSKGNYLIMPSGNLQIANATQEDEGPYKCAAYNPVTQEIKTSTSTDRLRIRRSTSEAAKIIYPPDSRAMTVRKGHSLVLECVASGSPTPQVTWAKDGRELSPQNNTRFLLSNLLIDAVSDVDSGTYACHAHNGMGSPGTATVLYDVQVIEPPQVRIELLHQEPAWGDTVRFSCQVQGNPAPSVVWLHNAQPITPSSRHRFSSHMLRVLSVGPQDEGVYQCMAENWVGGAQAATKLLTLPAAPSWPGRLPLIRPLSPDQVLRELPPARPVAPSTELFIDCSEIPKNVSPAEAPVILSQPRTGTADYYELIWEPRHDGGAPVLEYVVKYRKAGDSLSEWTIKNISGLEQKLVLAKLQPASLYEVEMAARNCAGLGQPAMMTFRTGKVRKNVGGAIERPKTPVSPSRLSPPEAPDRPTVTTASETSAYVTWIPRGNRGFPIQCFRVEFKKLRKDGGAGGEWEVAEDNISPSRLSVQIKGLEKGTSYKFRVLAVNVLGASPPSAPSKAYTVMGSSQINPRPVDGPYITYSEAINETTIILKWTYTPVNNTPIYGFYIYYRPTDSDNDSDYKRDVVDGDRYWHAITSLQPETAYDIKMQCFNEGGVSEFGNVVILETKARPNQKHTTPETSSQGPDWGGPVPRPSDLPYLIVGVVVLGALVFIIVAFIPFCLWRAWAKQKQTTDMCFPAVSAPLSSCQYTMVPMQGMALVGHCPVDSHLSPGHTMYAPKGEYTSNGKHLTHRLPGLHQEDADCEMENGTFLPQRLSNGHAHAYHYSVGVPGHVEDDGCCEPDDSTIELLSPDHPENMQENDSTQCLDLSLISSSDTVGMTTSIEDATQQGVVKMSCESQLGERVLHDG, encoded by the exons ATGTCGAGAATGGTGGACTGGATAGCGTGGCATCGGAGACTTCGGGTGCTTTGTGCTCTGTGTTCAGCTCTTCTTTGTTGTCTGCAGGTTGCTTCTGCTTTCACTG ACAACGATGTCCCAGTGTTCACAGAGGAGCCACTGTCCGTGGTGCAGAAGTTGGGGGGCAGCGTGACCCTGCGATGCAGTGCTCAACCCAGTCAGGCCCATATCAGCTGGCGTCTGAACGGCCGCAAGCTGTTCGCCAACGGTGACGAGGCAGAGCTGGGCGTGAAGATGCAGACGGACGCACTCTATATCCCCTCCCTCTCTAACAACACGCTGGGACGATACCAGTGTGTGGCCAGCACCAGTGCCGGATCACGAGCCAGCGTGCCTGCTAATGTCACTGCAGCCA aGCTGCGAGACTTTGAACCTGATGACCAGCAGGAGATTGAGGTGGATGAAGGGAACACAGCAGTGATCGAGTGTCATCTACCCGAGAGCCAGCCCCAGGCTCAGGTCCGCTACAGCGTCAAGCAGGAATGGCTCGAAACATCTAAAG GGAATTACCTCATCATGCCATCAGGTAACCTGCAGATTGCCAACGCCACCCAGGAGGATGAAGGGCCTTACAAATGTGCTGCCTACAATCCGGTAACTCAGGAGATCAAGACGTCCACCTCTACCGACCGCCTGCGCATTCGCC GTTCAACATCTGAGGCAGCGAAGATCATCTACCCGCCGGACTCCCGGGCAATGACTGTGCGTAAAGGTCATAGCCTGGTTCTGGAGTGTGTAGCGAGCGGCTCCCCGACTCCTCAGGTCACATGGGCAAAAGACGGTCGAGAACTAAGCCCTCAAAACAACACTCGCTTCCTGCTCAGCAACCTGCTGATTGATGCTGTGAGTGATGTCGACTCGGGCACATATGCCTGCCATGCCCACAATGGCATGGGCTCTCCTGGCACAGCGACTGTTCTCTATGATGTCCAAGTAATCG AGCCACCTCAGGTGCGCATAGAGCTGCTGCATCAGGAGCCAGCATGGGGAGACACAGTAAGGTTTAGCTGTCAAGTTCAAGGAAATCCAGCACCCAGTGTGGTTTGGCTTCATAACGCTCAACCAATCACTCCATCATCACGTCATCGGTTCTCTTCACATATGCTGCGTGTCCTCAGCGTGGGCCCACAGGACGAGGGAGTCTACCAATGCATGGCCGAGAACTGGGTGGGCGGAGCCCAGGCTGCAACAAAACTCTTAACTTTGCCCGCTG CACCCTCATGGCCGGGTCGACTGCCCCTCATTCGCCCGCTGAGCCCTGACCAGGTTTTGCGAGAACTGCCTCCTGCTCGGCCAGTGGCACCCAGCACAGAGCTTTTCATTGACTGTTCAGAGATCCCTAAGAATGTGTCACCGGCCGAGGCTCCGGTCATCCTCAGCCAGCCTCGCACAGGCACAGCTGACTACTATGAGCTCATCTGGGAGCCTCGTCACGATGGTGGGGCACCTGTACTAGAATATGTTGTCAAGTACAGAAAG GCTGGTGACTCTCTGAGTGAGTGGACCATAAAGAACATATCTGGTTTAGAGCAGAAGCTGGTCCTGGCCAAACTGCAGCCGGCCAGCTTGTATGAAGTTGAGATGGCAGCAAGGAATTGTGCTGGACTTGGTCAGCCTGCCATGATGACTTTCAGGACTGGCAAAG TACGCAAGAATGTAGGTGGAGCAATAGAACGACCCAAAACACCTGTGTCTCCATCACGTCTGTCTC CCCCAGAAGCTCCAGACAGACCAACGGTAACCACAGCATCAGAGACTTCAGCTTACGTGACATGGATCCCCCGAGGGAACCGGGGCTTCCCCATTCAGTGCTTTCGAGTGGAGTTTAAGAAACTGAGGAAGGACGGAGGAGCCGGAGGCGAGTGGGAGGTAGCGGAAGACAACATCTCTCCATCACGCCTCTCTGTACAAATCAAAGGCCTGGAGAAAG GGACCTCATATAAGTTCCGGGTTTTGGCGGTGAACGTGCTGGGAGCGAGTCCTCCAAGTGCCCCCTCCAAAGCCTACACAGTGATGGGCAGCAGCCAGATCAACCCCCGGCCAGTCGACGGACCCTACATCACCTACTCTGAAGCCATCAATGAGACCACCATTATCCTTAAGTGGACT TACACACCAGTGAATAACACCCCCATCTATGGCTTCTACATCTATTACCGACCCACTGACAGTGACAATGACAGTGACTATAAGAGAGATGTTGTGGATG GAGATCGATACTGGCACGCCATAACCAGCCTGCAGCCTGAAACAGCGTATGACATTAAGATGCAGTGTTTTAACGAGGgtggtgtgagtgagtttgGCAATGTGGTCATCTTAGAAACAAAAG CCCGACCCAATCAGAAGCACACAACTCCAGAGACTTCATCCCAAGGGCCAGATTGGGGAGGCCCAGTACCACGCCCCAGCGATTTACCATACCTTATAGTGGGAGTGGTGGTGCTCGGAGCCCTCGTTTTCATCATCGTAGCCTTCATTCCATTTTGTCTTTGGAGAGCCTGGGCCAAGCAGA AGCAAACAACAGATATGTGTTTTCCAGCTGTTTCTGCACCGCTGTCGTCCTGCCAGTACACTATGGTGCCGATGCAGGGCATGGCTTTAGTAGGGCATTGCCCTGTAGATTCCCACTTGTCCCCAGGGCATACTATGTATGCACCCAAAGGAGAGTACACCAGCAATGGGAAACATCTCACACACCGCCTTCCTGGACTACACCAG GAGGATGCAGATTGTGAAATGGAAAATGGCACATTTTTGCCTCAAAGGCTTTCCAATGGACATGCCCATGCTTATCACTACTCTGTGGG TGTTCCAGGTCACGTGGAAGACGACGGCTGCTGTGAGCCAGATGACTCTACCATAGAGCTCCTAAGCCCTGATCATCCCGAAAACATGCAGGAGAACGATTCTACCCAGTGTTTAG ACTTGTCACTGATATCATCATCAGACACCGTTGGCATGACGACGTCAATTGAAGATGCAACACAACAGGGAGTTGTCAAGATGAGCTGTGAAAGCCAGCTAGGCGAGCGAGTATTACAcgatggatga
- the LOC113661248 gene encoding basic helix-loop-helix domain-containing protein USF3, translated as MPEIIQNQAETTQKPIRRKKNKETHNAVERHRKEKINAGIKRIGDLLPCSQALKQSKNMILGEAFRYITELKQQNDEMLLNGGDKVQAEEIKRLRQQVEDLRKESAHYIELLKANGINFLDDPTIHWKGKQSCAKVAKITPTHLMSKEIIVYSNENLASSASKISAPSNPVSHLNKQPVNALTIQPSSNVQMGPGLGVPNGTQVNEMTVSSATSSQIPLATLIPAVSKPHLTVVEQYAAVAPVAPKLPPPGNFVTLQGLCPKLAVTAPSPQQTQPAKPTPTIASSTSCTMPVQLQPVFNLSSFPQTVVSNTLVSDASSVLPQDTESMSLVQTLPGNSAHLRTSAASSTQTTWTTLQLTGNTVHPVCRSLATEASNSGHNISQLSVCPVVANPQVHPIPLQVQTQVPMQLQTPKSTCIPVRPNPPQLLPAVLPCPQTPVTQASLISQTSVVLHQPPLISQTGLAQPTILPKPIPPSTQSHTYPAIQPKLHIHHTMPSQHELQPTIPSQSAVIPQPQSAIVPPVQQILVPQTQTTTLPVLQTMQVVQMNSDGTPVIGTSLPQNNPNVVILQQANACPAPQVIREDVTNQAACQHIVIIQTPTMAPTQQNHQTSIVPSVVTTLANQITTSSNPCPITAQSKQLVHILPRPLAQAQTPAPQTITVNGQVYVLQSVKSADPGSSQVSQSATQIIQPTCEEPNTNVTLNCLGALTSLSQSISQVPNQSNSQVSKQSNVQLHISQSSDTTVQSSMSKLASVPTTSNESVLPSVVPVSTPVSCAVNILPKKTNVAALNQPKQVAIKRARPVKRKEPNQKRSICRIAAKPANSISSQPNVTQGHSSTITDIHFMNSANEDTSPQTTTVSTSMAISLTSTCNPSTAVCVSSNSKLIHSPVNLATNTDSLEGNEAVQSHRNVVDATPPSYSKTVGTLNSVTPLDDNSVIHASSEPVLTNDIDLQQNKSTDSVLSSRCNTLNRAVTSSTKSMMNDNSSSSALISQDKSTVSSCSTSCIRTESSPNLFQNRTTLTSVNPTENSLKISSVETVLLQPMNTPSSTSADPTKSLETGSLLAKVPQVQTESAILKAINTSQMQTSFVLHPTSSACSDPSDTTPPVLHQESRNLNTFNKLLKHSEANMPVTTASQINSVNVKISQSNSSKDLSRGEHSSATRENIPDADSFLQKDTILSQEVSTMGNESYDSSLVQNRQTDSPTAGTSSNRGFSVASLLPTGQNITASPNTFASFSFTSEQAEILAMAARAIFEQDSPGRKSDVCSSENPSSTTAPRWDLPKPQQTPINKERVSSQQLKQANQGDVTVSKSSSLVEISGINTSGVQLPLNTAYSQSQASTLTSLNVNNLIRPSSVQSYPGSPNIGQQVSVPSPGGPILVSQASSQVTQSCSGPTQLNEYTPLKSALMRIHIGDGISERHQKDMPKRSAQEDLVLPLNKRSKPCPSGSIARIDVKGSEHVQTMSGQIPPNSSSVMTGNHSDGGAALFSGNTFMTTVLRPSEGHCPSQLTLHEQNQPSVLHLQQGHLQHNTPQSGQILAGSHYLKHQHHQEQQRHLYQLQHHLTQPDTQLHNIQQRTLLQEQNAHKKRVVRGGQTGPPVNLQKQHHLEKNRVQHQPQQQSQQHQQQAQQHQQQQQQSQQHQHQQQPQHQQQKPQQLQQQQQQQQQQMQQQGSHPRHQHLQQQLQHFSRQEKNCEGQQAAPRTHQNNHLSQQDRQPGQDHGAMQRLMGSRTLDQQLTSQANNPVSRSTDLACTPSRQERHRLSSYSAEALIGKTSSAGDQRMGLHTLQTARGNSQDQSELQGYVDSSHGKGNISHNNQGRLTQEHSGAPDIQRISERLPFKTLGNGPQINNFEVSRSGDMTSKSVASAQRGPQPQTGFRMGAGSSGDGRIRGTYGTHPSAQGLQPGAGLPREQDSCHQSFMQSLLAPHLPEQTGHQRAAQGCPPVSIEYNCIPGVSSGELQAKVSSPNLHPTQTAPPMHLGDNNKGHISQVSGNIHGSSVRSVLPHPPPTPHSSSDAGRAQGSSRSLSTVSQRTHHIGPDPQSSKIRPGDRPRSGNLRPVNTFEPESPLPLPSSGGVLLGRPQSGGESRRRSIVRFMPDGAQVGSDSNLVSDQHLTQNFGFSFIGDGGMNPPPPINANASFIPPVSQSSASRTPALLPVEPQNTLPSFYPSYSPAAHPSIPNDIPIQYFSNQIFTSPSADKSSTTPLNNRFGSILSPPRPVGFAQPSFPLLTDITPMPIANSSGITPHLSNFNLTSLFPDIASAMPPDGSSMPMSPLLSLANTSSSDSSKQSNRPAHNISHILGHDGTSAV; from the exons ATGCCAGAGATAATACAGAATCAAGCAGAAACTACCCAGAAACCCATCCG gaggaaaaaaaacaaagagacgCACAATGCGG TCGAAAGGCACCGCAAAGAGAAGATCAATGCTGGTATCAAACGAATTGGAGATCTCTTGCCTTGCTCTCAAGCCTTAAAACAG agTAAGAATATGATTCTGGGGGAAGCCTTTCGTTATATCACTGAGCTTAAGCAACAGAATGATGAAATGCTGCTCAATGGAGGAGACAAAGTTCAAG CGGAAGAGATAAAACGCCTACGACAGCAAGTGGAGGACTTAAGAAAGGAAAGCGCTCATTACATTGAGCTTCTCAAAGCAAATGGGATCAACTTTCTAGATGATCCCACTATCCACTGGAAGGGCAAGCAGAGCTGTGCTAAAGTAGCCAAAATAACACCAACTCACTTAATGTCGAAGGAAATAATTGTGTACTCTAATGAGAATCTGGCTTCTTCAGCAAGTAAAATATCTGCTCCTTCAAATCCTGTTTCTCATTTGAATAAGCAGCCAGTAAATGCTTTGACCATCCAACCATCAAGCAATGTTCAAATGGGTCCAGGTCTTGGTGTTCCAAACGGAACACAAGTCAATGAAATGACAGTCTCGTCTGCTACATCGTCACAGATTCCCCTAGCAACTCTTATTCCTGCTGTGTCCAAGCCCCATCTCACAGTCGTGGAGCAGTATGCTGCTGTGGCACCTGTTGCTCCAAAATTGCCCCCTCCTGGGAACTTTGTTACTCTTCAAGGATTATGTCCCAAGCTTGCAGTCACTGCACCTAGTCCTCAACAAACTCAGCCAGCCAAGCCTACACCAACTATTGCATCTTCCACTAGTTGCACAATGCCTGTCCAACTTCAGCCTGTATTTAATCTGTCCTCCTTTCCTCAAACTGTGGTCAGTAACACACTTGTTTCCGATGCATCTTCAGTGCTGCCACAGGATACTGAAAGCATGTCTCTGGTTCAGACATTACCAGGCAACTCTGCTCATCTAAGGACCAGTGCAGCTAGCAGCACACAGACTACATGGACAACGCTACAGCTTACTGGCAACACGGTACATCCTGTCTGTCGATCTTTGGCCACAGAAGCCAGTAACTCTGGGCATAATATTTCACAACTGTCAGTATGTCCTGTTGTGGCAAATCCCCAAGTTCATCCCATTCCTCTTCAAGTGCAAACGCAAGTACCTATGCAACTGCAAACCCCTAAATCGACATGCATACCTGTTCGGCCTAACCCTCCCCAGTTGTTACCAGCTGTGCTTCCCTGTCCTCAAACACCTGTTACTCAGGCATCACTTATATCCCAGACCTCTGTGGTACTTCATCAACCACCTCTTATATCCCAGACAGGGTTAGCTCAACCTACAATTTTACCCAAACCAATCCCTCCATCAACTCAGTCTCACACATACCCTGCCATACAACCCAAGCTTCATATCCATCATACCATGCCATCTCAGCATGAACTGCAACCCACTATACCATCACAGTCAGCTGTAATACCCCAGCCCCAGTCTGCAATTGTGCCTCCTGTTCAGCAAATACTTGTGCCCCAGACTCAAACCACCACATTGCCAGTACTTCAAACAATGCAGGTTGTGCAAATGAATTCGGATGGAACCCCAGTAATTGGGACATCCCTGCCTCAAAACAATCCAAATGTTGTTATTTTGCAGCAGGCTAATGCATGTCCGGCACCACAAGTAATTAGAGAAGATGTAACCAATCAAGCAGCATGTCAGCACATTGTTATAATCCAGACACCAACAATGGCACCTACTCAACAGAACCATCAAACTAGCATAGTGCCATCTGTAGTTACCACGTTGGCTAATCAAATTACCACCTCCAGCAATCCCTGTCCCATTACTGCTCAGTCTAAACAGCTGGTTCACATCCTTCCACGTCCTTTAGCACAGGCTCAGACACCGGCACCTCAGACTATCACTGTGAATGGACAGGTTTATGTCTTACAGTCAGTGAAATCAGCAGACCCTGGGAGCTCTCAGGTTAGccaaagtgctacacaaattaTTCAACCCACCTGTGAGGAACCGAACACCAATGTCACATTGAATTGTTTGGGTGCCCTTACTAGCCTTAGCCAGAGCATTTCACAAGTTCCCAATCAAAGCAATTCACAAGTGTCCAAACAAAGCAATGTACAACTGCACATTTCTCAATCTTCAGACACTACAGTGCAGTCTTCGATGTCCAAACTGGCTTCGGTACCCACTACATCCAATGAATCTGTTCTACCCTCTGTTGTACCCGTGTCAACACCAGTAAGTTGTGCAGTTAACATTCTGCCAAAGAAGACAAATGTAGCTGCTCTAAACCAGCCCAAACAGGTGGCAATTAAAAGGGCCAGACCAGTCAAGAGAAAAGAACCTAATCAGAAGAGAAGCATATGCAGAATTGCTGCAAAGCCAGCAAATAGTATATCATCTCAGCCAAATGTTACACAAGGTCATTCATCCACCATAACAGATATTCACTTTATGAACTCTGCCAATGAGGATACGAGTCCCCAAACCACTACTGTCAGTACATCTATGGCCATTAGTCTTACTTCAACTTGCAATCCTTCTACAGCTGTTTGTGTCAGTTCAAATAGTAAATTAATTCACAGTCCGGTTAATTTGGCAACAAATACAGATTCTCTAGAGGGCAATGAAGCAGTTCAAAGTCACAGAAATGTTGTTGATGCAACTCCCCCATCTTATAGTAAAACAGTTGGCACCCTTAATTCTGTTACTCCCCTTGATGATAACTCTGTAATTCATGCCAGCAGTGAACCTGTTTTAACTAATGATATCGATCttcaacaaaacaaatcaacagatAGTGTTCTCTCTTCTCGGTGTAACACATTGAACAGGGCTGTTACTTCTTCCACAAAATCAATGATGAACGATAACTCTTCATCCAGTGCACTAATTTCTCAAGATAAATCAACAGTCAGCAGTTGTTCTACTAGTTGCATACGAACAGAATCAAGTCCTAATTTATTTCAGAACAGAACCACACTCACAAGTGTCAATCCTACAGAAAATAGTTTGAAGATTTCCTCTGTCGAAACTGTACTTCTCCAACCCATGAACACACCTTCAAGCACAAGTGCTGATCCAACAAAGAGTCTAGAAACAGGATCCCTCTTGGCAAAGGTTCCACAGGTTCAAACGGAGTCTGCAATATTAAAAGCTATAAACACTTCACAGATGCAGACATCTTTTGTTTTGCATCCCACATCATCAGCTTGTTCAGATCCATCAGATACAACTCCTCCAGTTCTACACCAGGAATCCAGGAATTTGAACACATTCAACAAGCTTCTTAAGCATTCAGAAGCTAATATGCCGGTGACAACTGCTAGTCAGATTAATTCTGTTAATGTCAAAATTAGTCAATCAAATTCCAGCAAAGACCTTAGCAGAGGTGAACATTCAAGTGCTACCAGAGAAAACATACCTGATGCAGATTCCTTCTTGCAAAAAGACACCATTCTTTCACAGGAGGTATCAACAATGGGAAATGAATCATATGATTCCTCGCTAGTTCAGAATAGACAGACTGATTCACCAACAGCAGGAACTTCAAGCAACAGAGGCTTTTCAGTTGCATCACTACTTCCAACTGGTCAGAATATTACTGCATCTCCTAATACATTTGCATCTTTTAGTTTCACCTCTGAGCAGGCAGAAATCTTAGCAATGGCTGCAAGGGCTATATTTGAACAAGACAGCCCAGGAAGGAAAAGCGATGTCTGCAGTAGTGAAAACCCATCAAGTACAACTGCCCCCAGATGGGATCTCCCCAAACCCCAGCAAACACCTATAAACAAAGAAAGGGTGTCAAGTCAACAGTTAAAGCAGGCAAATCAAGGTGACGTAACAGTGTCAAAGTCTTCATCACTAGTTGAGATTTCTGGCATCAATACATCTGGTGTCCAGCTTCCTCTGAACACTGCTTATTCTCAGTCACAAGCTAGTACTCTCACTAGTCTAAATGTTAATAATCTCATCAGGCCAAGCTCTGTCCAGTCTTACCCAGGGTCTCCAAACATTGGTCAGCAAGTATCTGTTCCATCACCAGGGGGACCAATTCTAGTGTCTCAGGCATCATCACAGGTCACCCAAAGCTGCTCTGGCCCAACACAACTTAATGAATATACACCTTTGAAAAGTGCACTAATGAGAATTCACATAGGTGATGGAATATCTGAACGTCATCAAAAGGATATGCCAAAAAGGTCTGCCCAAGAGGACCTTGTTCTTCCTTTAAACAAACGCTCAAAACCATGCCCGTCTGGTAGTATTGCTCGGATAGATGTTAAGGggtctgaacatgtccaaacaaTGTCTGGACAAATTCCCCCAAATTCCTCATCGGTTATGACTGGAAACCATTCTGACGGAGGAGCTGCCCTGTTTTCTGGAAACACTTTTATGACCACTGTGCTTCGCCCATCTGAAGGACACTGCCCTTCTCAGCTGACACTGCATGAACAAAACCAACCTAGTGTGTTACACTTACAACAGGGACACCTACAACATAACACACCACAATCTGGACAGATCCTGGCAGGAAGCCATTACCTAAAACATCAACACCACCAAGAACAACAGAGACACCTCTATCAACTTCAGCATCACCTTACACAACCAGACACCCAGCTCCACAATATTCAACAGAGGACTCTGCTGCAAGAACAAAATGCCCATAAAAAGAGAGTTGTACGAGGTGGTCAGACCGGACCACCTGTTAATTTGCAAAAGCAGCATCATTTGGAGAAGAATCGTGTGCAGCATCAACCACAGCAGCAGTCTCAACAGCACCAACAGCAAGCTCAGCAGcaccaacagcagcagcaacaatcACAGCAGCACCAACATCAGCAGCAACCACAACACCAACAGCAAAAACCGCAGCagcttcaacaacaacaacagcagcagcagcaacaaatgCAGCAACAAGGTTCACATCCAAGGCATCAACATCTTCAGCAACAACTTCAGCACTTTAGTAGACAGGAAAAGAATTGTGAGGGCCAACAAGCAGCCCCCAGGACTCATCAGAATAATCATTTGAGTCAGCAAGACCGCCAACCAGGACAGGATCATGGGGCTATGCAAAGGTTAATGGGATCGCGCACTTTAGATCAGCAACTAACTTCACAGGCTAATAATCCTGTTTCGCGTTCTACAGACCTTGCTTGTACTCCAtcacgacaggagcgtcatcggCTGTCTAGTTATTCTGCTGAGGCACTAATTGGGAAGACTTCATCTGCTGGTGACCAACGTATGGGACTTCATACATTGCAGACTGCTCGTGGCAATTCACAGGATCAGTCTGAATTACAGGGTTATGTTGATTCCTCACATGGGAAAGGAAATATTAGTCATAACAATCAAGGCAGACTAACCCAAGAACACTCAGGGGCTCCAGACATTCAACGGATATCAGAGCGTTTACCTTTCAAGACACTTGGCAATGGGCCTCAAATAAACAACTTTGAAGTGTCTCGCAGTGGAGATATGACCAGTAAATCTGTGGCTTCAGCTCAGAGGGGTCCTCAGCCACAAACTGGATTTAGAATGGGAGCTGGTTCTTCTGGTGATGGACGTATTCGTGGTACATATGGGACCCATCCTTCAGCACAGGGGCTGCAACCTGGAGCAGGGTTGCCACGTGAGCAGGACTCATGTCATCAGAGCTTTATGCAATCTCTATTGGCTCCACACCTTCCTGAACAAACTGGTCACCAGAGAGCTGCACAAGGCTGTCCCCCAGTGAGTATAGAGTACAACTGCATACCAGGAGTTTCTTCTGGGGAACTTCAGGCTAAAGTCTCAAGCCCTAATTTACACCCTACACAAACGGCTCCCCCCATGCATCTTGGGGACAACAATAAAGGGCACATTTCTCAGGTTAGTGGAAATATACATGGTTCATCTGTAAGATCAGTTTTGCCCCATCCTCCCCCAACTCCACACAGTAGCTCTGATGCAGGCCGTGCTCAAGGCTCTTCCAGGTCGCTTTCAACTGTCAGTCAGAGAACCCATCATATTGGGCCAGATCCCCAGAGCTCAAAAATCCGCCCAGGGGATCGACCAAGGTCTGGCAATTTGAGACCTGTAAATACATTTGAACCTGAAAGTCCATTGCCGCTTCCATCAAGTGGGGGAGTACTGCTTGGACGGCCACAGTCAGGTGGTGAATCTCGACGCAGGAGTATTGTGCGTTTCATGCCGGATGGTGCACAGGTTGGCAGTGACAGCAACTTGGTTTCTGATCAACATCTCACCCAGAACTTTGGCTTTTCCTTTATTGGTGATGGCGGTATGAATCCTCCACCTCCGATTAATGCAAATGCGTCTTTCATTCCCCCAGTCTCACAGTCCAGTGCCTCGCGTACCCCTGCTCTACTTCCTGTGGAGCCTCAGAACACTCTGCCTTCTTTCTACCCTTCATATTCACCTGCTGCTCATCCAAGCATTCCAAATGATATTCCTATACAGTATTTTTCTAACCAGATATTTACTAGTCCAAGTGCTGATAAGAGTAGCACTACTCCACTAAACAATCGCTTTGGATCTATTCTTTCTCCACCCCGTCCTGTGGGCTTTGCACAGCCAAGCTTTCCGCTGCTGACTGATATAACACCAATGCCCATTGCAAACTCCTCAGGCATTACTCCTCATTTATCCAACTTTAACCTGACCTCTCTCTTCCCTGATATAGCTTCAGCGATGCCCCCTGATGGTTCCTCAATGCCAATGTCCCCTCTACTGTCACTTGCAAATACTTCCTCCTCAGACTCTAGCAAACAGTCTAATCGCCCAGCTCACAACATCAGCCACATTCTTGGGCATGATGGGACCTCTGCTGTTTAA
- the naa50 gene encoding N-alpha-acetyltransferase 50 isoform X2, producing MKGRIELGDVTPHNIKQLKRLNQVIFPVSYNDKFYKDVLEVGELAKLAYFNDIAVGAVCCRVDHSQNQKRLYIMTLGCLAPYRRLGIGTKMLNHVLNICEKDGTFDNIYLHVQISNESAIDFYQKFGFEIIETKKNYYKRIEPADAHVLQKSLRSPCEPPAGDLQKVE from the exons CCGGATCGAGCTGGGGGACGTCACCCCCCACAACATTAAACAGTTGAAGCGTCTCAACCAAGTCATCTTCCCTGTCAGTTACAACGACAAGTTCTACAAAGATGTGCTGGAAGTAGGAGAGCTCGCTAAGCTAG CGTACTTCAACGACATCGCCGTGGGAGCCGTGTGCTGTCGAGTGGATCACTCTCAGAACCAGAAGAGATTGTACATCATGACACTTGGCTGCCTCGCACCCTACCGCAGACTGGGCATAG GAACAAAGATGCTGAACCATGTGTTGAACATCTGTGAGAAGGACGGCACATTTGACAACATTTACCT TCACGTGCAGATCAGCAATGAATCTGCAATTGACTTCTACCAGAAGTTTGGTTTTGAGATCattgaaacaaaaaagaactaTTATAAGAGGATCGAGCCGGCAGACGCCCACGTTCTCCAGAAGAGCCTGCGGAGCCCGTGTGAGCCCCCAGCAGGAGACCTGCAGAAGGTTGAATAG
- the naa50 gene encoding N-alpha-acetyltransferase 50 isoform X1, translated as MKGSRIELGDVTPHNIKQLKRLNQVIFPVSYNDKFYKDVLEVGELAKLAYFNDIAVGAVCCRVDHSQNQKRLYIMTLGCLAPYRRLGIGTKMLNHVLNICEKDGTFDNIYLHVQISNESAIDFYQKFGFEIIETKKNYYKRIEPADAHVLQKSLRSPCEPPAGDLQKVE; from the exons TAGCCGGATCGAGCTGGGGGACGTCACCCCCCACAACATTAAACAGTTGAAGCGTCTCAACCAAGTCATCTTCCCTGTCAGTTACAACGACAAGTTCTACAAAGATGTGCTGGAAGTAGGAGAGCTCGCTAAGCTAG CGTACTTCAACGACATCGCCGTGGGAGCCGTGTGCTGTCGAGTGGATCACTCTCAGAACCAGAAGAGATTGTACATCATGACACTTGGCTGCCTCGCACCCTACCGCAGACTGGGCATAG GAACAAAGATGCTGAACCATGTGTTGAACATCTGTGAGAAGGACGGCACATTTGACAACATTTACCT TCACGTGCAGATCAGCAATGAATCTGCAATTGACTTCTACCAGAAGTTTGGTTTTGAGATCattgaaacaaaaaagaactaTTATAAGAGGATCGAGCCGGCAGACGCCCACGTTCTCCAGAAGAGCCTGCGGAGCCCGTGTGAGCCCCCAGCAGGAGACCTGCAGAAGGTTGAATAG